One genomic window of Trachemys scripta elegans isolate TJP31775 chromosome 15, CAS_Tse_1.0, whole genome shotgun sequence includes the following:
- the STX2 gene encoding syntaxin-2 isoform X2, protein MRDRLAELIACKKDEDGETTVVVEKDYFMDDFFQQVEELRNNIAKIAQNVEEVKKKHSIILSAPNPEGRTKEELEDLNKEIKKIANKTQAKLKAIEQSFDQDGNANRTSVDLRIQKTQHSVLSWKLVEVMTEYNTTQTRFRERSKGRIQRQLEITGKNTTDEELEEMLESGNPSIFTSDIISDSQITRQALNEIESRHKDIMKLESSIRALHDMFMDMAMFVETQGEMINSIEKNVMNASDYVEHAKEETKKAVKYQSKARRKMTFIIICVTVLLVILGIILAATLS, encoded by the exons ATGAGGGACCGGCTGGCTGAGCTGATAGCG tgtAAAAAAGATGAAGATGGAGAGACAACTGTTGTTGTTGAAAAAGATTATTTTATGGATGATTTCTTCCAGCAG GTTGAGGAGCTCAGAAACAATATAGCTAAAATAGCACAAAATGTGGAAGAAGTTAAGAAGAAACACAGCATTATCTTGTCTGCACCAAATCCTGAAGGCA gaacaaaggaaGAACTCGAGGACCTGAACAAAGAAATCAAGAAAATTGCTAATAAAACTCAAGCTAAGTTAAAGG CTATTGAACAAAGTTTTGATCAAGATGGAAATGCTAATCGAACATCAGTTGACCTCAGGATACAAAAAACACAG CACTCGGTATTGTCCTGGAAGCTTGTGGAGGTCATGACAGAATACAATACGACCCAGACCCGATTTCGAGAACGCAGCAAAGGACGGATACAGCGACAGTTAGAAATAA CTGGAAAAAACACCACTGATGAAGAACTGGAAGAAATGTTAGAAAGTGGTAATCCTTCTATTTTCACTTCTGAT ATTATATCGGACTCCCAAATTACTAGACAAGCTCTGAATGAAATTGAGTCACGACACAAAGATATTATGAAACTGGAATCCAGTATACGGGCACTACATGACATGTTTATGGACATGGCTATGTTTGTTGAGACTCAG ggtGAAATGATCAACAGCATAGAAAAGAATGTGATGAATGCATCAGATTATGTAGAACATGCTAAAGAGGAGACAAAAAAAGCAGTTAAATATCAAAGTAAAGCACGAAGG
- the STX2 gene encoding syntaxin-2 isoform X3, with protein MDDFFQQVEELRNNIAKIAQNVEEVKKKHSIILSAPNPEGRTKEELEDLNKEIKKIANKTQAKLKAIEQSFDQDGNANRTSVDLRIQKTQHSVLSWKLVEVMTEYNTTQTRFRERSKGRIQRQLEITGKNTTDEELEEMLESGNPSIFTSDIISDSQITRQALNEIESRHKDIMKLESSIRALHDMFMDMAMFVETQGEMINSIEKNVMNASDYVEHAKEETKKAVKYQSKARRKKWIIVIISLVLVALIALIVGLSVGIR; from the exons ATGGATGATTTCTTCCAGCAG GTTGAGGAGCTCAGAAACAATATAGCTAAAATAGCACAAAATGTGGAAGAAGTTAAGAAGAAACACAGCATTATCTTGTCTGCACCAAATCCTGAAGGCA gaacaaaggaaGAACTCGAGGACCTGAACAAAGAAATCAAGAAAATTGCTAATAAAACTCAAGCTAAGTTAAAGG CTATTGAACAAAGTTTTGATCAAGATGGAAATGCTAATCGAACATCAGTTGACCTCAGGATACAAAAAACACAG CACTCGGTATTGTCCTGGAAGCTTGTGGAGGTCATGACAGAATACAATACGACCCAGACCCGATTTCGAGAACGCAGCAAAGGACGGATACAGCGACAGTTAGAAATAA CTGGAAAAAACACCACTGATGAAGAACTGGAAGAAATGTTAGAAAGTGGTAATCCTTCTATTTTCACTTCTGAT ATTATATCGGACTCCCAAATTACTAGACAAGCTCTGAATGAAATTGAGTCACGACACAAAGATATTATGAAACTGGAATCCAGTATACGGGCACTACATGACATGTTTATGGACATGGCTATGTTTGTTGAGACTCAG ggtGAAATGATCAACAGCATAGAAAAGAATGTGATGAATGCATCAGATTATGTAGAACATGCTAAAGAGGAGACAAAAAAAGCAGTTAAATATCAAAGTAAAGCACGAAGG AAAAAGTGGATAATTGTCATTATATCGCTGGTGTTGGTTGCCTTAATTGCTCTAATTGTTGGTTTGTCAGTTGGTATTCGATGA
- the STX2 gene encoding syntaxin-2 isoform X5, translating into MRDRLAELIACKKDEDGETTVVVEKDYFMDDFFQQVEELRNNIAKIAQNVEEVKKKHSIILSAPNPEGRTKEELEDLNKEIKKIANKTQAKLKAIEQSFDQDGNANRTSVDLRIQKTQHSVLSWKLVEVMTEYNTTQTRFRERSKGRIQRQLEITGKNTTDEELEEMLESGNPSIFTSDIISDSQITRQALNEIESRHKDIMKLESSIRALHDMFMDMAMFVETQKHR; encoded by the exons ATGAGGGACCGGCTGGCTGAGCTGATAGCG tgtAAAAAAGATGAAGATGGAGAGACAACTGTTGTTGTTGAAAAAGATTATTTTATGGATGATTTCTTCCAGCAG GTTGAGGAGCTCAGAAACAATATAGCTAAAATAGCACAAAATGTGGAAGAAGTTAAGAAGAAACACAGCATTATCTTGTCTGCACCAAATCCTGAAGGCA gaacaaaggaaGAACTCGAGGACCTGAACAAAGAAATCAAGAAAATTGCTAATAAAACTCAAGCTAAGTTAAAGG CTATTGAACAAAGTTTTGATCAAGATGGAAATGCTAATCGAACATCAGTTGACCTCAGGATACAAAAAACACAG CACTCGGTATTGTCCTGGAAGCTTGTGGAGGTCATGACAGAATACAATACGACCCAGACCCGATTTCGAGAACGCAGCAAAGGACGGATACAGCGACAGTTAGAAATAA CTGGAAAAAACACCACTGATGAAGAACTGGAAGAAATGTTAGAAAGTGGTAATCCTTCTATTTTCACTTCTGAT ATTATATCGGACTCCCAAATTACTAGACAAGCTCTGAATGAAATTGAGTCACGACACAAAGATATTATGAAACTGGAATCCAGTATACGGGCACTACATGACATGTTTATGGACATGGCTATGTTTGTTGAGACTCAG AAACACAGGTAA
- the STX2 gene encoding syntaxin-2 isoform X1: MRDRLAELIACKKDEDGETTVVVEKDYFMDDFFQQVEELRNNIAKIAQNVEEVKKKHSIILSAPNPEGRTKEELEDLNKEIKKIANKTQAKLKAIEQSFDQDGNANRTSVDLRIQKTQHSVLSWKLVEVMTEYNTTQTRFRERSKGRIQRQLEITGKNTTDEELEEMLESGNPSIFTSDIISDSQITRQALNEIESRHKDIMKLESSIRALHDMFMDMAMFVETQGEMINSIEKNVMNASDYVEHAKEETKKAVKYQSKARRKKWIIVIISLVLVALIALIVGLSVGIR, encoded by the exons ATGAGGGACCGGCTGGCTGAGCTGATAGCG tgtAAAAAAGATGAAGATGGAGAGACAACTGTTGTTGTTGAAAAAGATTATTTTATGGATGATTTCTTCCAGCAG GTTGAGGAGCTCAGAAACAATATAGCTAAAATAGCACAAAATGTGGAAGAAGTTAAGAAGAAACACAGCATTATCTTGTCTGCACCAAATCCTGAAGGCA gaacaaaggaaGAACTCGAGGACCTGAACAAAGAAATCAAGAAAATTGCTAATAAAACTCAAGCTAAGTTAAAGG CTATTGAACAAAGTTTTGATCAAGATGGAAATGCTAATCGAACATCAGTTGACCTCAGGATACAAAAAACACAG CACTCGGTATTGTCCTGGAAGCTTGTGGAGGTCATGACAGAATACAATACGACCCAGACCCGATTTCGAGAACGCAGCAAAGGACGGATACAGCGACAGTTAGAAATAA CTGGAAAAAACACCACTGATGAAGAACTGGAAGAAATGTTAGAAAGTGGTAATCCTTCTATTTTCACTTCTGAT ATTATATCGGACTCCCAAATTACTAGACAAGCTCTGAATGAAATTGAGTCACGACACAAAGATATTATGAAACTGGAATCCAGTATACGGGCACTACATGACATGTTTATGGACATGGCTATGTTTGTTGAGACTCAG ggtGAAATGATCAACAGCATAGAAAAGAATGTGATGAATGCATCAGATTATGTAGAACATGCTAAAGAGGAGACAAAAAAAGCAGTTAAATATCAAAGTAAAGCACGAAGG AAAAAGTGGATAATTGTCATTATATCGCTGGTGTTGGTTGCCTTAATTGCTCTAATTGTTGGTTTGTCAGTTGGTATTCGATGA
- the STX2 gene encoding syntaxin-2 isoform X4 codes for MRDRLAELIACKKDEDGETTVVVEKDYFMDDFFQQVEELRNNIAKIAQNVEEVKKKHSIILSAPNPEGRTKEELEDLNKEIKKIANKTQAKLKAIEQSFDQDGNANRTSVDLRIQKTQHSVLSWKLVEVMTEYNTTQTRFRERSKGRIQRQLEITGKNTTDEELEEMLESGNPSIFTSDIISDSQITRQALNEIESRHKDIMKLESSIRALHDMFMDMAMFVETQKMTFIIICVTVLLVILGIILAATLS; via the exons ATGAGGGACCGGCTGGCTGAGCTGATAGCG tgtAAAAAAGATGAAGATGGAGAGACAACTGTTGTTGTTGAAAAAGATTATTTTATGGATGATTTCTTCCAGCAG GTTGAGGAGCTCAGAAACAATATAGCTAAAATAGCACAAAATGTGGAAGAAGTTAAGAAGAAACACAGCATTATCTTGTCTGCACCAAATCCTGAAGGCA gaacaaaggaaGAACTCGAGGACCTGAACAAAGAAATCAAGAAAATTGCTAATAAAACTCAAGCTAAGTTAAAGG CTATTGAACAAAGTTTTGATCAAGATGGAAATGCTAATCGAACATCAGTTGACCTCAGGATACAAAAAACACAG CACTCGGTATTGTCCTGGAAGCTTGTGGAGGTCATGACAGAATACAATACGACCCAGACCCGATTTCGAGAACGCAGCAAAGGACGGATACAGCGACAGTTAGAAATAA CTGGAAAAAACACCACTGATGAAGAACTGGAAGAAATGTTAGAAAGTGGTAATCCTTCTATTTTCACTTCTGAT ATTATATCGGACTCCCAAATTACTAGACAAGCTCTGAATGAAATTGAGTCACGACACAAAGATATTATGAAACTGGAATCCAGTATACGGGCACTACATGACATGTTTATGGACATGGCTATGTTTGTTGAGACTCAG